One Littorina saxatilis isolate snail1 linkage group LG10, US_GU_Lsax_2.0, whole genome shotgun sequence DNA window includes the following coding sequences:
- the LOC138978381 gene encoding transmembrane protein 47-like gives MANDRSSSGGAPTTTIETLVVVRPIKVIAVILAALAMLLMILSVAATTWLEANRVTEGLWEKCRYRLEEEDMVDCEINPSRDWLQACRGLCMVAMILTFVGIVVTSVGLRSSDYRSKYRYYVAGMVIWFCAVGIQLIALVTFPIKFLDEITDRAEARWQFGWAYGIGWGAAIFDFIAGLLLLIDKGAEEVIYREVTVKNKEGFEEEATEPV, from the exons ATGGCGAACGACAGAAGTTCCAGCGGAGGGGCACCAACCACCACCATCGAAACTCTGGTTGTGGTCAGACCTATAAAG GTGATAGCAGTAATATTGGCGGCGCTGGCCATGTTACTGATGATACTGTCGGTTGCTGCGACCACGTGGCTGGAAGCCAACAGGGTGACGGAGGGATTGTGGGAGAAGTGTCGCTACAGACTTGAAGAGGAAGACATGGTGGATTGCGAGATTAACCCTTCTAGAG ACTGGCTGCAGGCCTGTCGGGGACTTTGCATGGTCGCCATGATCCTCACCTTCGTCGGTATTGTCGTCACTTCCGTCGGCCTGCGCAGTAGCGACTACCGGAGCAAGTACCGCTACTACGTCGCGGGAATGGTCATCTGGTTTTGTGCAG TGGGAATCCAACTGATCGCTCTCGTTACGTTCCCCATCAAGTTCCTGGACGAGATCACAGACAGGGCTGAGGCACGCTGGCAGTTCGGCTGGGCCTACGGCATCGGCTGGGgagccgccatctttgatttcatCGCGGGCCTTCTGCTCCTGATCGACAAAGGCGCGGAAGAGGTCATCTACAGAGAGGTCACCGTCAAGAACAAAGAAGGCTTCGAAGAGGAGGCCACGGAACCCGTGTGA